CCTCCCGTCATGAATTCGGGGACCACCCCCCAGCTTAATGGGATTCTACACCGGGTCGAGCCACACTGGCAACAGAATTCGGATACGGGCAAGAGAGTCGGATCAGTAGCTGGCCAGCCGCGCCTGCTCCTCTTCGGAACTGTGCGCGAAGACGACGCCGCGACGGAAGTACTGCCAGCAGGTCAACATGGCCAGAATCGCACTGGCGACCCACAGGAACCACAACAGGGCCGCAACGGACGTCGGTCCCATCGGGGTCAGATGGAGCAGGTCTGGACCAAGCAGGGTCACCACCACCAGGATCATCTGCGATAGCGTGCAGATCTTGCCCGCCCAGCCGGGACGGATGAAGATGTGGCGGGTGACCAGGAACAGGATGACGAAACCGAGGACGACGAACAGGTCCTTGCCGATCGCGCAGATGACCACCCAGTTGGGTATCTTGAAGTGCGGCACCGCCGTGTAGTCGATGCCGAGCAGGATCATCGCGCAGGTGACCAGCAACTTGTCGGCCACCGGGTCCATGAACCGGCCAAGCTCTGTCTGCTGGTTGAAACGCCGGGCCAGAAAGCCGTCGATGCCGTCGGTCAGCGACATCAGGGCGAAAACGATCAGGGCGCCGCGGCGGGCCCACAGGCCCCACTCCGGATCCTGAAGGTTGATCAGGCACCAGACGAACGGAGCGATCAGGACGATCCTGAGCATGCTCAGGCGGTTGGGCCAGTTCAGTATGTCCTTTCGCTCCATCGGAACCTCCCCAACCGTCGGCCCGCGATCATTCGCCGGTGATGATCCGGCGGATGTCGTTGTAGGTCAACAGGATGAACAACAGGATAAAGAAGATCAACCCGGCGGCCTGCCAGATCGCCGCGTACTTCGGCGGCAGCGGCTTGCCGCGGATCTTCTCGTACGCCAGCAGCAGCATGATCCCGCCGTCGGTGATGGGAATGGGCAGGAAGTTGACCACCGCCAGGTTGGCCGAGATCAGGGCGAAAAAGTAGAGCAGCTTGTAGAGCCCCGCCTCCGCCACGGTCTTGCCCGCGTGAATGATGAACACCGGTCCGCCGACGTTGCGGGCGTCGACCGTCTGGTCGATGGCGATCCGCTGAATGGTGACGTAGACCAGCTTGATGAAGTACCAGGTGTAGCGGACGCCGAGAACGACGCCCTCGAAGGGATTCGACGCCTTGATCAGCGTCTCCATCGGATAGCCGATCATGTCGGTGGTGTAGCCGATCCGGTGAATCCACTGCTCCTGGGCCGGCACCGCCAGTTCGCCGCTCAGCTCCCGGTCGCCGAGCTGGAAAACAAGCGGTACGGTCTG
Above is a window of Phycisphaerae bacterium DNA encoding:
- a CDS encoding CDP-alcohol phosphatidyltransferase family protein, whose protein sequence is MERKDILNWPNRLSMLRIVLIAPFVWCLINLQDPEWGLWARRGALIVFALMSLTDGIDGFLARRFNQQTELGRFMDPVADKLLVTCAMILLGIDYTAVPHFKIPNWVVICAIGKDLFVVLGFVILFLVTRHIFIRPGWAGKICTLSQMILVVVTLLGPDLLHLTPMGPTSVAALLWFLWVASAILAMLTCWQYFRRGVVFAHSSEEEQARLASY